DNA from Rosa rugosa chromosome 6, drRosRugo1.1, whole genome shotgun sequence:
TTCATGGGGTACGTGTAAAAGCATACATCTCAAATAATTGAGTAGCTAGTTTCAAATGATATATACGTTCAGTTGACATTAGATAATAATTGCACCATGTCCCGtcttatatattttatatatagcTTACATCAATTATTATCGACATACTTTGATAATTGATAGAGGAGTGTTGGTTTATGGCTATCTACTAATCATCATTTGATAAATTAGGTTTGCAATTTCTTCAAAATGTCCACACCTTCTCATACCAAGAATTGAAAGTCGCCACCAATGATTTTCATCCCTCCAGTAAAATTGGTGAAGGCGGATTTGGCGCTGTTTACAAGGTACTTTTAACCATTACTGTTATTgtttggtttagggtttaaggttCGGTGACCAGCAATTTGAGTACATTCGCCCTATTACTAATGTTAATTGCATGCACGAATGTCCGAGTTATATTTTTACTAAAATGTGCTTTGATTGGACTCTGAAGGGAAGATTAAATGACGGAAGAGATGTGGCCGTGAAAGTTCTTTCAGTGGAATCAAGACAAGGTGACAAGGAGTTCATGGCTGAGCTATCATCAGTCTCCAATATTAGTCACGAAAATTTGGTGAAGTTGAACGGCGGTTGCATTGAAGGCCGTCGTAGAATTCTTGTTTACGATTACATGGAACACAACAGCCTCGCTCGTATCTTGCTAGGTATACAAGTTACATAGCTCGATTATGATCCCTATTCAACATGCATGCGTGTATTCTATCCATTTACATGAGTACATGGAGAGTATCAAAACGTAGTCTTCAATATGCAAGAGGCTTCTTCTCAATATACATATTAGTCATAATGAACACTAACTTTTAGTTTAGTGCATGTTATTTCGCTTATATGTTTGAATCCTCCCGACCTCTCGCTacataatatatatgtatatgatgTGTGCGTATATATTATATGTTAAACTGTAATTGATATGATTTATCGTTGGTTATTATTAGATGACAAAACCAGATCAAAATTGGACTGGAGAGTGCGGAAAGAAATTTGTATAGGAATTGCAAGGGGACTTGTCCATATTCATGAAGAGGTTAAACCGCACATTGTACACAGAGACATCAAAGCAAGCAACATACTTTTGGAGAAGAACTTTCATCCAAGAATTTCCGATTTTGGATTATCGAAGCTCTTTCCAGAACACGTTTCTCACATTACTACACGAGTGGCCGGAACTTTGTAAGTGGAATTGGTTGTCCAAGTCTAAGCTTAACCTAGCTATGTTTAAAAGCATCAAAGTTTGATATCCTTAATTTGTGTAGTTTTTAATTAAAAGTTGTTCCTCTTGTTCTTGATGAGGGTAGAGGTTATCTTGCTCCGGAATATGCGGTCACCGGTCATCTAACGCGGAAATCAGACGTGTACAGTTACGGAGTACTGATTTTGCAGATAGTCAGTGGACGATCGGCAGTTGACTTCGATCTAGAACTTGGAGAACACTATCTTGTCCAAAAGGTAATTAAATGAACATTCTACTAATTCGATTACTATTCTACTAATTCTCATATACTACCACATGCATGCTCATTACGCCaaatttaataaattttttatcatGCGTCATTTCTATTTAACAAGTACTACacaaaactacaagtataaAACTATgatgtaaaataaaataaaataaaaaattcaatggCTTGTTTgcaaatttttttcttctctttaataTGTAATACAAGTCAATGATAACTTCTACAGTTCTACTTGGATTTCATGTACCATTAAACGATATCTATGGTTTTCCTCTAATTTTGTTGTGAATCAAAAATACTAGATGTTTTGAGTATGTCATGTCGTATCGTTGCTAGTTAGTAAATCATGAACACAAATAAGGTAaaaatagtttttatttttaggacaattcttaggttcaccttttttttttttttttttgaaagacgGGCAAGGGCACCGGTTAGGTTGAAGGAGTGATTCCCCCacctatattattattattttgaataTGACAATACAAcgagggggacatagagcctaaacCTCGTGAAAGATTACAACCATCCTCTatgagaacatcctgaataatctCAAGAGTTTCATCAATCCAGAACACATCCAAATCGGATGACCCTTAGGTTCACCTCTTAGGTGAATGAACATATTTACTCTCTTTTGCgtttaacgcataataactttataagtttctaatccaaccattcatgttgtataacgtagtacaaagattagctctgtaaaaaatcaatcaaattgaagacctttaaTTCATTTCTACGAAATACATgaacggttcatcataataggagtaagtaagtgttgttagaaccattcATATGTTtcattcaattagataattaaacgatttatgattcaattgattttttacatagATGATATTTAAAAgttaatttaagatatggaccgctgaattttaaatttattaagtaaaagtatgttaatcgacaatagggGTGAATATACTCGTTCACCCTGGATCACCTAAGAATTAACTTAACAAATGTCAAATGGCCTAACTAATCTCTCTAATTGCAACATAATAGTCTAACTATACTTTCCCTTTAAttttaattgagaaatggtgatcgATACGTGCAGGCATGGGAAAT
Protein-coding regions in this window:
- the LOC133718614 gene encoding putative serine/threonine-protein kinase isoform X1; translated protein: MKFSFFCAKCLFPPAGIIDDSNLAGLQFLQNVHTFSYQELKVATNDFHPSSKIGEGGFGAVYKGRLNDGRDVAVKVLSVESRQGDKEFMAELSSVSNISHENLVKLNGGCIEGRRRILVYDYMEHNSLARILLDDKTRSKLDWRVRKEICIGIARGLVHIHEEVKPHIVHRDIKASNILLEKNFHPRISDFGLSKLFPEHVSHITTRVAGTLGYLAPEYAVTGHLTRKSDVYSYGVLILQIVSGRSAVDFDLELGEHYLVQKAWEMHMDNRLLDIADSTLQHDGNFSEKEALHFLKVGLHCVQEKCNLRPKMSAAIEMMMIDQNDQIKVNDFNNVEIRQPGVIINNMDLKIARRKNERSSKLSISSMQCPQVYPFNTRV
- the LOC133718614 gene encoding cold-responsive protein kinase 1-like isoform X2; translation: MIFIPPVKLVKADLALFTRLNDGRDVAVKVLSVESRQGDKEFMAELSSVSNISHENLVKLNGGCIEGRRRILVYDYMEHNSLARILLDDKTRSKLDWRVRKEICIGIARGLVHIHEEVKPHIVHRDIKASNILLEKNFHPRISDFGLSKLFPEHVSHITTRVAGTLGYLAPEYAVTGHLTRKSDVYSYGVLILQIVSGRSAVDFDLELGEHYLVQKAWEMHMDNRLLDIADSTLQHDGNFSEKEALHFLKVGLHCVQEKCNLRPKMSAAIEMMMIDQNDQIKVNDFNNVEIRQPGVIINNMDLKIARRKNERSSKLSISSMQCPQVYPFNTRV